The following are encoded together in the Peromyscus leucopus breed LL Stock chromosome 1, UCI_PerLeu_2.1, whole genome shotgun sequence genome:
- the LOC119086768 gene encoding T-cell-interacting, activating receptor on myeloid cells protein 1-like, with translation MCQFQTDFCFPPDLLPKPSLSAWPNAVASENSNVTLRCVSPTPGIRLVLRKGDKILDSRLPHYLTEGTAEFHLTNLRLSHAGHYTCECYLKKSPNKISPSSEVLLLLVTGDLPKPSLRVQHLGRVTTGEVVKLQCQKPHNSLSQMFALLKEGNSSPIQPLTSENNTEEFTLQNVTSRDAGRYSCVYHQAEAPFRTSHPSDHLDISVAMSPSALSKCYTKINLIRLEMSAMFVVLMAVFLAEAWYSHRMSSSRPR, from the exons ATGTGTCAGTTCCAGACAGATTTTTGTTTCCCTCCAGATCTTCTTCCCAAGCCCAGCCTCAGTGCTTGGCCCAATGCAGTGGCATCAGAGAACAGCAACGTGACACTGCGATGTGTGAGTCCCACCCCAGGCATACGACTTGTTCTCAGAAAGGGAGATAAAATTTTGGATTCTAGGCTTCCACATTATTTGACAGAGGGGACAGCTGAGTTTCATCTGACTAATCTTCGGCTGAGTCATGCTGGACATTATACCTGTGAATGCTATTTAAAGAAGTCCCCCAATAAAATCTCACCTTCCAGTGAGGTCCTCTTACTATTGGTGACAG GGGACTTGCCTAAGCCTTCCCTCCGAGTCCAGCACTTGGGTCGGGTCACCACAGGAGAAGTGGTGAAGCTACAGTGTCAGAAGCCACACAATTCGTTGTCCCAAATGTTTGCTCTGCTAAAGGAGGGAAATTCATCTCCCATACAGCCTCTGACTTCAGAAAACAACACGGAAGAATTCACCCTGCAGAATGTGACAAGTCGAGATGCAGGGAGGTACAGTTGTGTGTACCACCAGGCAGAAGCCCCTTTCAGGACCTCCCATCCAAGTGATCATCTTGATATCTCAGTGGCAA TGTCCCCAAGTGCCTTATCCAAATGTTACACCAAGATTAATCTCATCAGGCTGGAAATGTCTGCCATGTTTGTGGTGTTGATGGCAGTCTTCCTGGCTGAAGCCTGGTACAGCCACAGGATGTCATCTAGCAGACCCAGGTAA